The genomic window agctttaaaagtttagggttctgttttttcatatttgaaaaggtttaaatataaattctaagatcagtgttgcaaaatgtattatataaaggctttttCTGAGTgactagctttgtgaataaaacattttgctaaaataattaacGGATTAAAAACATATTTCTCGTATTCTGAtgtatatgggttttctaaacaaagtaaaatatcacatggttctaagctTATGGTTCACTATGCACATTTACTAGCAAGGACTGGAAACGGTTCAAGAAACAAAAAccgaaaacacattttttttcttagcagaacgtaactgaaaaccggaacaaagtgattttcaattgttccggtgTGAAAACGtcttttttaaatgctggtaaccagttatatccggttaattttgttctgataattttttcatgaaactaaaggccaaagcaTTTCTCACAGTAAATTTTTAGAACTACACCatttcatgttgcccgaaaaaattaaaagtgatttgatcttgaaggaaaccgctgcatcacacatttctttgcctaattgcctgttgtggatgtcgcattctgtgaatgaacagaatttaacaactatgtataattactatatatacatgaaattatcattagaggtataaagtacatttctcagttgtttccaagtctgtaattataggcatatgttcaataatatgaaaaaaattatatattgcattctaaagccactttttgtattgtatttttaatgctttacttgtgtgccaacataatgtaatgcattttaattatttgtattatttttttattatattttatttaaaatttaaatataactatttataataatttaatcattatatattgaattattgttatttgaggggctttctctgcaattatttatgtatgtgattaattgcgatttaatTATTCGGCATACCATGAAATTAATTCGATTAcatattttaatcaattgacagccccaCAATAAAtattagcccctttcacacatgcaaccaggtaaattacaagGAAATTGTTAGGATGCCTTTATTGGTAAACAGTGTTGGGGGTAGCGAGTTACAAGTAATgcgtgttacgtaatcagatcaatatttcaagtaACAAGTAACGCGATATtcttttattttagaccataatatcttttatttacttttcaaataaagaaacacgttgcttttgtacacctctactttccctgtattgtgagaaatcaggagtataagtgtgcaaacttcagggaggagatgtagtgcatgatggACATTGTAGTTCTAGAGTAGAGTGTTAggccagagactgtttagcagagatgagtcacttctatttaaatgaatgggagaaattggaatgcccaaccaagaagctctagcacccaacagtcaatgaatgtagaaaggaagtgccatcttgcaggtaaaagagccaatgaacttttagatacagacatcgcctgtaaACTCGCTAATGCATATGTGCATCAGCTATACAAGCAgtgaaaattgcgtgttttagcgtaatatgcagtcaacattcggttgagtgaaacgtgattgatttatgtgttaatacacactgcattaaaaaatcagtaaacgcgtttaggcagagggattattagactttttatctcaaaatggcgccgagtatggcttctgcgttgcgagctccgacacaacattgtagtgttttgtttgttttgtttacagttcttaagttttttgtcttggatgttgtctgccttattgtctacgacagacaaacacttttagacattggttctgcaattacacaccgtaaaccggacttcaaattcctcaatgccgacccgctgtttaccacaccagcggagccctttgtctgggcaacccggccgcgaaaacgcaaaaggaaaaggggaaacagagccggcgttctcatcagagtaagacgtcgtgcaaatcgacccccgctacccagtattctactggcaaatgttcagtctctggacgacaagctctgcgagctgagagcgtggatctctttccaacgagagacgagggactgctgcattatctgccttacggagacttggatgtctgctgagattccagattcagccattgaacccgcggggttctccgtgcaccgagcggacagagcgaaagacctctcagataaaagcagaggtggtggtgtatgttttatgatcaacaaatcctggtgtgatcagaggactgtacattctatcaagtctttctgctctcctgatatggaatttctcatgcttctgtgtcgaccattctggctaccgagggaattcacagcggtcattatcactgctgtgaacatcccgccacaagccgacacagaccgggcactcaaggaactgtatgggattataagcaagcaggaaaccgcgcaccctgaggccgcgttcattgtgaccggggactttaataaggccagtttcaaatcagtcgcaccaaaataccaccaacacgttagttttaacacacgaggtgaccgggttttggaccattgctactttccattccgggacggctacaaatccttCCCCTGCCCACcgtttggcaaatcagaccacttttccattctgcttctgcccgcttacaggcagaaactgaaacaggaagcacccacactcagaacgatccagtgctggtcagaccaatcagactggacactacaagactgttttgatcacacggactgggagatgttccggtccgcctctgatgacgacatcgagcttaacgctgatagcgtaacgtatttcatcagaaagtgcgtagaggacgtcgttccgaccagaacaatacggatctacccgaaccagaaaccttggattaatagcgacgttcgcacggcacttaatgtgcggacctccgcttttaattccgggaatgcggaggagcataaacaagccagtacaggagcaagattgaaggacagttcaacaccaccaactctagaagcatgtggcagggaattaatatcatcacggacataaaaactccgccgtgaacaccgctgcctctctcccggatgagctaaatactttttatgctcatttcgagggaaataacaccgcccttgcggagagagctctcgcggccgaagctacagaggttagttcaatctccgtctctgtagcagatgtaacacgatccttccgacgggtgaatatccgtaaagccgcgggtccagatggcattccgggccacgtcatcagatcgtgtgcaaaccaactggctggtgtttttacagacattttcaacctttccctctctttgtctgtagtccccacaagctttaaaatgtccaccattgtgcctgttccaaagcaatccaaaatcacttgcttaaatgactggcgtcctgttgctctgacccccatcatcagcaaatgctttgagagactaatcagagattacatctgctcagtgctgcctccatcactagacccattgcagtttgcttaccgcaacaaccgatccagtgatgatgccattgcatctacaatacacactgctctctcccacctggaaaaaaagaacacttatgtgagaatgttgtttgtagactacagctcagcattcaacactatagtgccctccaagcttgatgagaaactccgggctctgggcttaaacagctcgctgtgcagctggatcctggacttcctgtcaagctgatgccaggtggttagaatgggctgcaacatctcctcatcactgactctcaacactggagccccacagggctgtgttctcagcccactcctgtattccctgtacacacatgactgtgtggcaacacacagctccaatgccatcattaagtttgctgatgatacgatggtggtaggtctgatcactgacaatgatgaaacagcctacagagaggaggtgcacactctgacacactggtgtcaggagcacaacctctccctcaacgtcagtaagacaaatgagcttgtggtggacttcaggagaagagatagagaacacagccccatcaccatcaatggagcaccagtggagagagtcagcagcttcaagttcctgggtgtccacatcgctgaggaactcacatggtccatccacactgaagccgttgtgaagaaggctcatcagcgcctcttcttcctgagacggctgaggaagtttggaatgaaccgccacatcctcacacggttctacacttgcactgtagagagcatcctgactggctgcatctccgcctggtacggcaatagcaccgcccacaaccgcaaagcactgcaaagggtggtgcgaactgccagacacatcatcggaggtgagcttccctccctccaggacatatataccaggcggagtgtgaaaaaagctcggaggatcatcagagactccagccacccgagccatgggctgttctcactgctaccgtcaggcaggcggtatcgcagcatcaggacctgcaccagccgacttcatgatagcttcttcccccaagcaatcagacttctgaactcttgatctcccacaatcaaaatacatcagcactgcagtttattactcttactcttatatctcacaccggactgtcataaattatattattattatattatattctgtcaatacagtacaatacagcctactgaacattttatatatactatatatacttttttattgtataatgtgtattctatattatgtgtattgtatacagtacattgtatgttattatttgtatattgtgttgtgtaattatgtgtatattagattttaaattgtgttataaatctgatgtttattgtaaattgtcacgactactatgttgctcggaactgcacccaagaatttcacacactattgcacttgtgtatatggttgtgtgacaataaaagtgatttgatgatttgactagtcttccactggacaCAACATGATACAcggggtgaaatactcgctcaattcactgacttatgcagcttaAGTCATctttctacatcgattgtgtacgcagagaaaatgtcttagtttctaaaaagattctacatttttgttttataataaacaattagtttgattcatgaaacaaaccatttttatgacattttggtagcattaactaccaagttgtatcaaaatgcgcctttgaagttgtggcatccgtactcaccgtggatcaactcaaaacaagcgtgcactgagatgtcttcagtgaaaaatatttatttattcatcagacttattccttgaacatgttagactggcattccccactgaattttatcctgacttccagggccggagtgggatttatattcagcccgggatgtcatgtccaagtcagcccacacccaaaaggggggttggaggtgaagatgataacaataaaacaagatcacagcaaaaatatgcaatatatgtgattacttgaaatttatttaagctctccatgtcattataccacatacggcattcactaagattttcactttgccataagacatcattgtatgtgttgtaaaaataagtgaatgttaaagggatatttgatcatttcctcaccctcatgcaatcccagttgtgtatgactttcttttgcagaacatgaatgaagctgtttagaagaactgttggtccattcaatgcaagtaaatgagaagcggtgagaaacagatcaataattaagtcattttttactataaatctccactttcactttcataagcactcttctctctttagagttcttcttctgtttttggtgatttacataagcatatcgccccctactgggcagggaggagaatttatagtaaaaaaaaaaacttaaatattgatctgtttctcacccacacctatcatatcgcttcttaagacatagattaaacataataacactatagaactgtaaatgtttataactctttcaagatgtacaggctcacactttaaatggtcagtgctttgtattttagataattaaaatagcaacagatccagtgaaacaattaaagttcagtgattgtttttacttttttacatgccattcaaaaacgtgccattttacaatgaaaacagtgaaataaaagactaaaaataacacatttgtacttttcttttacttggaatgtaaatgttcatgacaaaggcaaaatggttactgtctctttaagagggttttatcgcattatacaacattgaaggcactctgtgcagtttgtttcgctgagtttaatcttttgagagctgtaaagtcccattattttcgtaacgtgtcgtgctgttgcatctgtattcatttactttaagtattctgttattttgtgacaaaaataattttgctattatcattctgcactgcttgggaagaggatttcagagattaattgattgagattgtgagactgcagtcagtattaaacttgtgatgatcttgtacctgaagcacgttcatccattcagctattagtagcctatctgttctcagTGGATCTTCCGTGATCATTCCCGcgatgatgcaggttcaagtgttggactttgctgctttgaggttattcttcattattcatattggctgcaaTGTTGATggaatcatgcatattcatgttattgattctttaataTAAATATGAAGTGAAGACTACTTTCtatatatctgtttgtttactatgttgttttgacatgttgTATAGTTGCTAGCAttacctgtaatgtctcttgtatggaatgcatggcttatttgtatggaatgcatagcatagcagaagagaaagtggctgtgagaaaaaaataacgcaaaagtaacgtaacGCTTTCCATAcaaagttttaattaagttacttttttaaggagtaacgcaatattgtAACGAGTTCTCTTAAAAGTAACCAACACTGCTGGTAAATGTACCatatgtgctgttcacacataccatcaaaatggacatttataggtagtaatgatacaacttctcattaagggaaattgccagagcaaagtttaccagtattttcaaaagggtcatGTCAACACATTACTTCTTACCTGAAAATTGCAGTCAATTTTCTGGAAAACGCATGTGTGACAGGTGCTGTTAactaaattacataaaatattacacaacacctcaatgtacataactgatattaaaaataagaagaaacataactattcccataaaatatgaaATGTGATGTTAAGTACAGTATATTATCATTTTGTACCGTATATGTTAAGGTAACTTCCCATTAACCAATTAACATTGTTTTACTGTAGTATTTTTACATGATTtaaccgttaaaattacagattttttttacattgtagttATTGCTCACGTTATTTTACTTTCAAATATTAACAATCTACTTAAATCCCCTACAAAATGtgccaaatattttaattatacagCTATTTTTTCTCCTGTAtattcataacaaatgaatgaGATCATTTTGAAGTAACTTTCAGAATCTTTCTGCCatattttttattcctttttggTAACAATGGAAGCTTTTACTGTGGGAACTATAGTATTTTAGGAGAAACGATGgttatgtatttactgtttttaacTTGTATGTATTGAATGTATACTTATTCCAGCAAACCATTAGCTTAttaaacaacacctaaaccttttaaaactttagtttaaaatggaagattacatttATGTAATGAGTTGGTAGACTCCCTTGTCATTTATTTATGTGCTCTGTTTGAAAACATCagacattttcaattcattttgcctattattattattattaaagcttctgctgctgttgttatattatataaaaacatgatATGTTATTATAGTtgtaatatatctatatatatatatatatatatattatctatatatATAGTTGGGTcttcttaataaataaataaattcatgtgAGATTTTCCTACTCAAGTGTAAGCTCTAtttttaacttttgtaatgtaaagattaatttaaaaaaattattaaataaaaaatcggTTCTGCATTTCGGTTATCGAACATGTAAACATAACAATTATCGGTATCCCGTCGGTTGTAAAAAATCAATATCTGTCGATCTTTAGTTACCATGCTCAATTtattacaaaattacattaaaaatcaGTTCTGCATATCTGTTATCGGACATGTAAACATACAATTAATCAGTATCCTGTCAGTTGTAAAAAATCAATATCTGTCGATCTTTAGTTACCATGCTCAAtttttaacttttgtaatgtaaTGATGAATTAAAAATTAGTTCTGCATATCGGTTATCAGACATGTAAACATACAATTAATCGGTATCCTGTCAGTTGTAAAAAATCAATATCTGTCGATCTTTAGTTACCATGCTCAAtttttaacttttgtaatgtaaagatgaatttaaaaaaatacattaaaaatcgGTTATGCATATCGGTTATCGGATATGTAAACATACAATTAATCGGTATCCTGTCGGTTGTAAAAAATCAATATCTGTCGATCTTTAGTTACCATGCTCAAtttttaacttttgtaatgtaaagatgaatttaaaaaatacattaaaaatcggttctgcatatcggttatcggaCATGTAAACATACAATTAATCGGTATCCTGTCGGTTGTTAAAAATCAATATCTGTAAATCTTtagttaccatggtacatttttgtgagGGATGTGCTAAAGTTTTTGGTCTTGTTGAACATTTTGTTGAAGCATCTGTACATATCATATAcatttagtggtcgaccgatatgggtttttcagtggccgataccgatatgtAGAGAGTAGAATGGCAGattaacataatacaatttaacaacagcaaatcagatgtacacaaaagttctaaagtgaaacaacacttattttatgcaatatatttttttaaaacctcGAAAAaaaagtgttgactatccattgacaaaccTACTGGAATCTTTTGGAACTGACATAAGGGAAAGTTCAAacttctgttaattggccaagcGAACACGGTTATCGCCCGATGCcaataattgcaaaatattggccaattaatcggtctggccgatatatcggtctatcactgtATAcaatatgatgattttttttattatttccctAAATATTAGTTCAGGGATTTGGATGTTCCCACCTGTATCAGGCTGGCAGAGCTGCTGTCTCATCTACAGGAGAAAGGCGAGGAGGCATGTCGGGAGTTTTACTGTGCGCTGCACCTTCACGTGGAGGATGTTTACTTCAGTTTACCCACACGCCTCCGACTCAGAGGTCAGTTTCATAGAAAATCCTTGATTTTCCACTCATAACAACTCAAAAGTTTTCTTTTgagtttcaaaaaaatattttgtttatttgcagTGGTCGTACCTTTGAACCTTATTCAAGCCTGTTTATAAGCAAGATCTGTAAGCATTTTTTGTTTGACAACCAAGTTTTATTCCTCTGTGTAGAGTCTGGTGATCCAGTCGATCCAGTCACGAGTCCCACAACAAGATATGCACTAAACGACCGAAGTAAGTCAGCCTTTGTCTTTGACCACacctacacacaaacaaacaaacacctacACCTGCCATCCTAGAGGTTTTATTATGTTATGTTTGTCTGGCATTGCGCAGGTCCTTTATTCTACCTCAGTTGTTTCAGTGTAGCAGTAGGAGTAGCTCTGCTGTATTACTATGGAGGTAAGCACACAAATTTTGTCCATCTTAAACATATTTTTACCAACATCAATAAACAATTCAACACATTCCCCATGCTGAAAAcactctaaatgtttttttttttaattaactacaGAATCCAGGGAGGTGTCGGGTTCGAGCAGTGCTCTGGGTCTGGCTGCGCTGGGTCTTGGTAGAAAGGTGCGAGAGGTTCTCATCTGGTACACAGAACGGAAGATGGATGGAAAATAATGGAATTTGTTTGTGTCTTCATGGGTATTTTGACATTAAGTGCACTTCAGATAAACTCAAGTATCCGTGTCAAAattatcacaaaatattttacctcaggatttaaaaaataaatgtgtacatAGGGcgtaaataaagttattattgccATGAGGCAGGATTTCAAAGATTTAAATTTAAGGTTTTGTGCCTAAATCTGGAATCATTTGTTACACTTCTTttctatttaaaggtgcactcggtgattttgctaattgctaaacttttaaacaaagaactaaatcatatttttgaaaaatatgtttaaa from Myxocyprinus asiaticus isolate MX2 ecotype Aquarium Trade chromosome 35, UBuf_Myxa_2, whole genome shotgun sequence includes these protein-coding regions:
- the LOC127426109 gene encoding caspase recruitment domain-containing protein 19-like, coding for MGESFLEQLRIDSRFLKSDRRLDTELVDKLILQLNRIYPQILTDKEATKFRDLDVPTCIRLAELLSHLQEKGEEACREFYCALHLHVEDVYFSLPTRLRLRESGDPVDPVTSPTTRYALNDRSPLFYLSCFSVAVGVALLYYYGESREVSGSSSALGLAALGLGRKVREVLIWYTERKMDGK